A section of the Marinoscillum sp. 108 genome encodes:
- the bglX gene encoding beta-glucosidase BglX, giving the protein MRNLLVIGIMMISLFLGSCSAPDPIQAGEPYEAQIDSLLNLMTIEEKIGQLNLPGAGDISTGLASNTGIVPKIKAGQVGGLFNISGVEKIRATQQIAVEESRLKIPLIFGMDVIHGYKTVFPIPLGLSCVWDMELIELSTRIAAQEATADGISWTFSPMVDICRDPRWGRISEGVGEDPYLASLMAGAMVRGYQGDDLTAYNTMMACVKHFALYGAIEAGRDYNTVDMSRVRMYNEYFPPYKAAIDAGVGSVMASFNEIDGIPATGNRWLMTEVLREQWGFDGFSVTDYTGINEMIDHGMGDLQTVSALALNAGIDMDMVGEGFLTTLKKSLEEGAITEAQIDAACRRILRAKFELGLFEDPYRYCDIQRSEKEIYTADKRQAARKIAAQSLVLLKNEDNVLPLKKGGTIALIGPLANNKENMTGTWSVAADFTKSISLLEGMKAVGGAHTNILYAKGANVYEEADLEARVSIFGKPTYRDERSADALIKEALAVAQKSEVIVALLGESAEMSGESSSRSDISIPQSQQNLLKALLKTGKPVVLVLQSGRPLAIKWESESVPAILNTWFAGSEGGLAIADVLFGEVNPSGKLSTTFPQNIGQVPIYYNHKNTGRPLAEGQWFQKFRSNYLDVSNEPLYPFGFGLSYSTFEFGDMTLSHQELKGAEVLRVSVPVTNESDVDGKEVVQLYIRDVVGSITRPVQELKGFQKVLIAAGETVTVTFEVTNEDLKFYNSDLEFDWKSGEFEIMVGANSRDVQRQKVNWTK; this is encoded by the coding sequence ATGAGGAATCTATTAGTGATTGGGATAATGATGATATCGCTGTTTTTGGGCAGTTGCTCTGCGCCTGATCCGATACAAGCGGGTGAGCCCTATGAGGCTCAGATAGACTCTCTTTTAAATCTTATGACCATAGAGGAGAAGATAGGGCAGCTCAATCTTCCGGGGGCTGGTGACATCAGCACAGGTTTGGCTTCCAATACGGGGATAGTGCCAAAGATCAAAGCTGGCCAGGTAGGAGGATTATTTAATATCAGCGGTGTAGAAAAAATCAGAGCTACCCAGCAAATAGCTGTAGAGGAGAGCCGTCTTAAAATCCCGTTGATTTTTGGTATGGATGTGATCCATGGCTACAAAACAGTTTTCCCCATTCCCCTGGGACTATCATGCGTTTGGGATATGGAACTCATCGAGCTGTCTACCAGAATCGCCGCACAGGAGGCCACAGCAGATGGTATTTCATGGACCTTTTCTCCGATGGTAGATATCTGTCGTGACCCGCGCTGGGGCAGGATATCCGAAGGTGTGGGTGAAGACCCTTACCTGGCATCCCTGATGGCAGGGGCCATGGTACGCGGATATCAGGGTGATGATCTTACTGCTTACAACACCATGATGGCTTGTGTCAAACATTTTGCGCTATACGGTGCCATTGAAGCAGGCCGGGACTACAACACCGTGGATATGAGTCGGGTGCGAATGTACAATGAGTATTTCCCTCCTTACAAAGCAGCTATCGATGCAGGAGTTGGTAGCGTTATGGCTTCTTTCAATGAAATAGATGGTATCCCTGCTACAGGTAATCGCTGGCTGATGACAGAAGTGCTCCGTGAACAGTGGGGTTTCGATGGTTTCTCAGTGACCGATTATACAGGAATCAATGAGATGATAGACCATGGTATGGGTGATTTGCAGACGGTATCTGCTCTGGCTTTGAATGCCGGAATAGACATGGATATGGTAGGAGAGGGCTTTTTGACCACACTCAAAAAATCACTGGAAGAAGGAGCTATCACGGAAGCACAAATCGACGCGGCTTGTCGCAGAATCCTGCGAGCGAAATTTGAGCTGGGCCTTTTTGAAGACCCTTATCGGTACTGTGACATTCAACGATCAGAGAAGGAAATTTACACGGCCGATAAGAGACAGGCAGCGAGGAAGATTGCAGCTCAATCGTTGGTTCTTTTGAAAAATGAAGACAATGTGTTGCCCCTAAAGAAGGGCGGAACCATTGCCCTGATAGGACCTTTGGCCAATAATAAAGAGAACATGACTGGCACCTGGAGTGTGGCAGCAGATTTCACCAAGTCCATTTCACTTCTGGAAGGAATGAAAGCAGTGGGTGGAGCTCATACAAATATTCTATATGCAAAGGGCGCGAATGTCTATGAGGAGGCAGACCTGGAAGCCAGGGTGAGTATTTTCGGTAAGCCTACCTACAGGGATGAGCGCTCTGCCGACGCACTCATTAAGGAAGCGCTGGCTGTAGCCCAAAAGTCAGAGGTGATCGTAGCCTTATTGGGTGAATCAGCTGAGATGTCAGGAGAGAGCTCCAGTAGATCAGATATTTCAATTCCCCAAAGTCAACAGAACCTCCTGAAGGCACTTCTGAAAACGGGCAAACCAGTGGTACTTGTACTGCAAAGTGGCCGGCCGCTTGCCATCAAATGGGAGTCAGAAAGTGTTCCTGCTATTCTCAATACATGGTTTGCAGGAAGTGAAGGTGGTTTGGCCATCGCTGATGTGCTTTTTGGTGAGGTGAACCCATCGGGTAAATTGAGCACTACATTCCCTCAAAATATCGGACAGGTGCCTATCTACTACAACCATAAGAACACCGGCCGACCCCTGGCGGAGGGTCAGTGGTTTCAGAAGTTTCGGTCCAATTACCTGGATGTGAGCAATGAGCCTTTATATCCTTTCGGCTTTGGGTTGAGTTATTCCACCTTCGAATTTGGTGATATGACCCTGTCTCACCAGGAACTCAAGGGAGCAGAGGTTCTTCGGGTATCTGTGCCAGTCACCAATGAAAGTGATGTGGATGGTAAGGAAGTGGTGCAATTATACATCAGAGATGTGGTGGGAAGCATCACCCGTCCGGTACAGGAGTTAAAAGGTTTTCAGAAGGTTTTGATAGCAGCAGGAGAGACAGTCACCGTGACTTTTGAGGTAACTAATGAAGACTTGAAGTTCTACAACTCAGATTTGGAGTTTGACTGGAAATCTGGTGAATTTGAAATCATGGTAGGCGCCAACTCAAGAGATGTGCAGAGACAAAAGGTAAATTGGACGAAATAA
- a CDS encoding glucoamylase family protein: MNNLFKIGTLIVLVIMSACSSKQKEQTATTLIREDSLLDKVQYQTFQYFWDGAEPNSGLARERVHMDGIYPSNDENVVTSGGSGFGVMAILVGIERGFIEREEAVRRYERILDFLETADRYHGVYPHWWYGDTGKTKAFSKKDDGGDLVETAFLIQGLLAVRQYFKDGNEKERAIAERIDTIWKEVEWDWHTKGGEHVLYWHWSPNYGWDMNFPVGGYNEALIMYVLAASSPTHPVTPEVYHKGWALDGNIESNETYYGYDLVLNHYEHDESKVGPLFWAHYSYLGLDPRGLKDKYGEYWALNQNHAKIHYAYCLENPEQYEGYGENCWGMTSSYSMKGYAGHRPGADLGVISPTAALSSFPYTPKESMQMLKFLYAPQRDTLVGKYGPYDAFSFSADWYLPRYLAIDQGPIPVMIENYRSGLLWDLFMSAPEVQNGLKKLGFEYEK, from the coding sequence ATGAATAATTTGTTTAAAATAGGGACACTCATAGTACTGGTAATTATGAGTGCATGCAGCTCTAAACAGAAGGAGCAGACAGCTACCACATTGATACGGGAGGACTCCCTTTTGGATAAAGTGCAATATCAGACTTTTCAGTACTTCTGGGATGGTGCTGAGCCCAATTCAGGGCTTGCCCGGGAGCGTGTCCACATGGACGGTATTTACCCAAGCAACGATGAAAATGTAGTTACCTCTGGAGGATCCGGATTTGGTGTTATGGCCATATTGGTGGGCATAGAGCGTGGGTTTATTGAGCGGGAGGAAGCAGTCCGCAGGTATGAGCGAATTCTCGACTTTCTGGAAACGGCAGATCGCTACCACGGAGTGTACCCGCACTGGTGGTATGGAGATACCGGCAAAACCAAGGCCTTCAGCAAAAAGGATGACGGTGGAGATTTGGTGGAGACCGCCTTCCTGATACAAGGACTACTGGCGGTGAGGCAGTATTTCAAAGATGGCAACGAAAAAGAAAGAGCAATAGCAGAGCGCATCGATACCATTTGGAAGGAGGTAGAGTGGGATTGGCATACCAAAGGTGGTGAGCATGTTCTTTACTGGCACTGGTCACCCAACTATGGTTGGGACATGAACTTTCCTGTGGGAGGGTATAATGAAGCACTCATCATGTATGTGTTGGCAGCGTCTTCACCTACACACCCTGTGACTCCAGAAGTGTATCACAAGGGCTGGGCCCTTGACGGTAACATAGAATCAAATGAAACTTATTACGGGTACGACCTGGTGCTCAATCACTATGAGCATGATGAAAGTAAGGTGGGACCACTGTTTTGGGCGCACTACTCTTATCTGGGGTTGGATCCCAGAGGTCTTAAGGATAAGTATGGGGAGTATTGGGCACTCAATCAGAATCATGCAAAAATCCACTATGCATATTGCCTTGAGAACCCAGAGCAGTATGAAGGTTACGGTGAAAACTGTTGGGGGATGACTTCCAGCTATTCCATGAAAGGGTATGCCGGGCATAGGCCGGGGGCAGATTTAGGGGTAATTTCCCCAACAGCTGCATTGTCATCCTTTCCTTATACTCCCAAAGAGAGTATGCAGATGCTGAAGTTTTTATATGCGCCGCAGCGAGATACGCTAGTGGGAAAATATGGTCCTTATGATGCCTTTAGTTTTAGCGCCGACTGGTACTTGCCGCGGTACCTGGCCATTGATCAGGGACCAATCCCGGTCATGATCGAGAACTACAGGAGTGGCTTGCTGTGGGATCTGTTTATGTCCGCACCTGAGGTACAAAATGGCCTGAAGAAATTGGGCTTTGAGTATGAAAAATAG
- a CDS encoding glucoamylase family protein has product MIQKGMHVVAPIILVVLFVFSLAGCGDDSTGGVTPATMQLTALRIGTSNLLANPEAPQPVDKSIILSFSHTLSESTVSSSITLTDENDQAVELAFSLLDSDKTISITHSEELAINSTYTLSISKDIKGAEGETFQGFQVTFLTENPPMVLSSVTIDGVSPDQNQRIINISRLPVFQLTFSDPLDLEELKDNINLSGGSIPATFNVTNGASDSTFTMTVTENLEGYERYSLFISSALTSISGKKFESYQLPFYTELDSSLKFPEISDEALLTKVQEQTFKYFWDFGHPVSGLARERNTSGETVTSGGSGFGLMGIIVGIERGFITREEGVARLNKIITFLDEESDRFHGAWSHWLNGTSGKVIRFSSDDDGGDLVETSFMVQGLLTVRQYLDSIHPEEADLIARINSLWEGVEWDWYTQDGQDVLYWHWSPNVGWQKNHKISGWNEALMVYVLAAASPTHPIDQEVYTAGWARNGAMVNSSGASYYGYQMDLRSDKGGPLFFAHYSFLGLDPRNLMDQYANYWNQNVNHTLINRAYCMANPKRFVGYSAQSWGLTASDNHEGYNAHSPDNDLGVITPTAAISSIPYTPEESMEAMRHFYYILGDKLWGEYGFYDAFNISEGWTASSYIAIDQGPILVMIENHRTGLLWNLFMSAPEVQSGLDKLGFSYE; this is encoded by the coding sequence ATGATACAAAAAGGTATGCATGTCGTCGCGCCTATTATATTGGTTGTCCTTTTTGTTTTTAGTCTGGCTGGTTGCGGAGACGACTCCACAGGGGGTGTCACACCTGCCACTATGCAATTGACTGCTTTGCGGATTGGGACCAGTAATTTGCTGGCAAACCCTGAGGCACCTCAGCCTGTAGATAAGAGCATCATTCTCAGTTTTTCTCATACTCTCAGTGAGAGCACCGTTTCTTCCAGTATTACCCTCACCGATGAAAATGACCAGGCCGTCGAGCTGGCATTTTCGCTACTGGACAGTGATAAAACCATTTCTATCACTCATTCTGAAGAGTTGGCCATCAACTCCACTTATACCCTTAGTATTTCCAAAGACATTAAAGGCGCCGAAGGTGAGACGTTTCAAGGTTTTCAGGTAACCTTCCTCACTGAGAACCCACCCATGGTATTATCGAGCGTCACCATTGATGGGGTATCCCCCGATCAAAATCAAAGAATTATTAACATCAGTCGTCTGCCAGTTTTTCAGCTGACGTTTTCTGATCCGCTGGACCTGGAAGAGCTAAAAGACAACATTAACCTGTCAGGTGGTAGCATTCCGGCGACATTCAATGTCACCAATGGTGCATCCGACAGCACGTTTACCATGACCGTTACTGAAAACCTGGAGGGTTATGAGCGGTATTCACTCTTCATATCTTCTGCACTCACCTCCATTTCAGGTAAAAAATTTGAGAGCTACCAGCTTCCGTTTTATACTGAACTCGATTCATCGCTGAAATTCCCCGAGATTTCAGACGAAGCCCTGCTCACCAAGGTACAGGAGCAGACCTTCAAGTATTTCTGGGACTTTGGTCACCCGGTGAGTGGTTTGGCTCGGGAACGAAATACGAGTGGCGAAACGGTCACTTCCGGCGGATCTGGTTTTGGTTTGATGGGCATCATCGTGGGAATAGAACGTGGTTTCATTACCAGAGAAGAAGGAGTGGCTCGCCTGAATAAGATCATCACCTTTCTGGATGAAGAATCTGACCGGTTTCATGGTGCCTGGTCACATTGGCTGAATGGCACCTCAGGAAAAGTAATCCGTTTTAGTAGCGACGATGATGGGGGAGATCTGGTAGAAACCTCTTTTATGGTGCAGGGCTTGCTTACCGTAAGACAATATTTGGACAGCATCCACCCGGAAGAAGCAGACCTGATCGCACGGATCAATTCCCTGTGGGAAGGGGTGGAATGGGATTGGTACACGCAAGATGGACAGGATGTCCTGTACTGGCACTGGTCTCCCAATGTGGGGTGGCAGAAGAATCACAAAATTTCCGGATGGAACGAAGCCCTCATGGTTTATGTGCTGGCGGCAGCTTCACCCACACATCCCATCGATCAGGAGGTATACACTGCAGGCTGGGCCCGCAACGGTGCCATGGTGAATAGCTCGGGAGCGTCCTATTATGGGTATCAGATGGACCTGAGGTCAGATAAAGGTGGCCCTCTTTTCTTTGCCCATTATTCCTTTCTGGGATTGGATCCGAGAAACCTCATGGATCAATATGCTAACTATTGGAATCAGAATGTGAACCACACGCTGATCAACAGGGCCTACTGCATGGCCAACCCTAAACGCTTTGTTGGCTACTCTGCACAAAGCTGGGGACTTACCGCCAGCGACAACCACGAAGGATATAACGCACATTCTCCAGATAATGACCTGGGAGTGATCACACCCACGGCAGCCATTTCTTCCATCCCATATACACCAGAGGAGTCCATGGAAGCCATGAGGCACTTTTATTATATACTGGGCGATAAGCTATGGGGCGAATATGGATTCTACGATGCTTTCAATATTTCAGAAGGCTGGACAGCCTCCTCCTATATCGCCATTGATCAGGGACCTATTTTGGTGATGATCGAAAATCATCGAACGGGATTGCTCTGGAACCTCTTTATGTCTGCACCTGAGGTGCAAAGCGGACTTGATAAACTTGGATTTAGCTATGAATAA
- a CDS encoding LamG-like jellyroll fold domain-containing protein — protein MKTMKLLLVLALMASAMVFISCGDDEGPGALALVSVSATGTDVLSGEATSVDLNGATSASGVPVDLVVTLTFSKEVDAATVSATSVSISGVTADVTASGATVTLTATEELARGTDYTLSIGAIVASDGGEFVATSRSFSTGGVAEVTPPNADAQVAYWKFDGDDTDEMGAFNADSRTKITYVTDRFGQAESTASFDGDESLIQVPGADALMDTDDFTLSFWIKSDGSDVNDNDETRGQFVMGLGAWNGFQFEIFGNYSGCKLASTYALAGGTTGVQDLWWSTTGNLGWQGWTFDQDVSASGGLAAIIKDKWAHVIVSYDAATKIGAIYINGELRKSQDFNLYGETHALYNAVGVAYNGNDAPGNKLAFGFIQGSENRVVTDDWANPVGFPDNNHFKGQMDDVRVFHASFSATQAAELYNAEKP, from the coding sequence ATGAAAACAATGAAGTTATTATTGGTGCTGGCGCTAATGGCCAGTGCGATGGTTTTTATCAGCTGTGGCGATGACGAAGGTCCGGGTGCCCTGGCCCTGGTGAGTGTGTCTGCCACTGGTACTGATGTGCTATCAGGTGAAGCGACCAGCGTGGATTTGAATGGTGCCACTTCGGCAAGTGGAGTACCGGTAGATTTAGTAGTTACCCTTACTTTCTCTAAGGAAGTGGACGCGGCTACAGTGAGTGCTACTTCAGTTTCTATCAGCGGTGTGACTGCCGATGTAACAGCGAGCGGAGCTACAGTTACGCTTACTGCCACAGAAGAATTAGCCAGAGGAACAGATTATACCCTTTCGATTGGTGCTATCGTGGCGTCTGATGGGGGTGAGTTTGTAGCCACCAGCAGATCGTTTTCTACCGGTGGTGTAGCCGAGGTAACTCCGCCAAATGCGGACGCTCAGGTAGCATACTGGAAGTTTGATGGCGATGATACCGACGAAATGGGTGCTTTCAATGCCGATAGCCGTACCAAAATTACTTATGTAACGGATAGATTCGGACAGGCAGAAAGTACGGCTTCTTTCGATGGAGACGAGAGTTTGATCCAGGTGCCTGGTGCGGATGCACTGATGGATACTGATGACTTTACCCTGAGTTTTTGGATTAAGTCTGACGGATCTGATGTGAATGACAATGATGAAACCCGCGGACAGTTTGTAATGGGTTTAGGCGCGTGGAATGGCTTCCAGTTCGAGATCTTTGGAAACTACAGCGGATGTAAACTGGCTTCTACCTATGCACTAGCTGGAGGAACCACTGGTGTTCAGGATTTGTGGTGGTCTACCACTGGTAACCTCGGATGGCAGGGATGGACTTTCGATCAGGATGTTTCTGCATCAGGGGGTCTTGCCGCAATCATTAAAGACAAGTGGGCCCATGTAATCGTGAGCTACGATGCAGCAACCAAAATTGGTGCGATTTACATCAACGGTGAGTTGAGAAAAAGCCAGGATTTCAATCTTTATGGAGAGACTCATGCCCTGTACAATGCAGTAGGAGTGGCCTACAATGGCAATGATGCTCCAGGTAATAAACTTGCATTTGGCTTTATTCAGGGTAGCGAAAACAGAGTGGTTACAGATGATTGGGCAAACCCTGTTGGTTTCCCGGACAACAATCACTTCAAAGGACAAATGGATGACGTGCGCGTATTCCATGCATCTTTCTCTGCTACTCAGGCAGCTGAGCTTTACAATGCAGAAAAGCCTTAA
- a CDS encoding RagB/SusD family nutrient uptake outer membrane protein, producing the protein MKSLKYTFIGLVFFFSACEENLEKPLLGSLTAGTFPQSESDAILAVNGVYNSLRVWNIHTGGFPLLDIMSDQMIKGSNPGDGTAIAPYDNFSHTATEGSGDRWYKTLYQAIRRANLVINEVPNAEIVMDEELRVRIVAEARFLRGYFYSQLVQGFGAVPLVLVTDPALDLTKTSAEEIFNQVIYPDLLHAAEFLPEKSEYSADEAGRATKGAAKALLARLYLFNGDFVNAEKYALEVIASAQYELEPNFADAFSYDHEFGVESIFEIGALPFPFDQGGNQYGNTMGIRGTPNRGWGFGRPAYPWILMMQANNDPRMDASIIFLGEVLDGVETGGDASTPDTTRVDGDIVEIEVYNQKIWHPGPGTNESFGHNKRIIRYADVLLMAAEALNENNKPAEALVYLNEVRERARGGNAGILPDITVTDQAALRLAIENERNYELAFEGLRFWDLVRTNRAETVLGPLGFVKDKNELFPIPQSEVDISEGRISQNKGY; encoded by the coding sequence ATGAAATCTTTAAAATATACATTCATAGGTCTTGTTTTCTTCTTTTCTGCGTGTGAAGAAAATCTGGAAAAACCTTTGCTGGGGAGTCTGACTGCAGGCACTTTTCCCCAGTCAGAATCTGATGCCATACTGGCGGTAAACGGAGTATACAACTCCCTCCGGGTTTGGAACATCCATACCGGTGGTTTTCCTCTGCTGGATATCATGAGCGATCAGATGATCAAGGGAAGTAATCCTGGAGATGGTACCGCCATCGCTCCGTATGATAACTTCAGCCATACGGCCACAGAGGGCTCAGGTGACAGATGGTATAAAACACTTTATCAGGCAATCCGCAGAGCCAATCTTGTGATCAATGAGGTGCCCAATGCGGAAATCGTGATGGATGAGGAACTCCGGGTGCGAATAGTAGCAGAGGCCAGATTTTTAAGGGGATATTTTTATTCTCAGCTGGTTCAGGGTTTTGGGGCAGTACCTCTGGTATTGGTGACGGATCCGGCATTGGACCTGACCAAGACCTCAGCAGAGGAGATTTTCAACCAGGTGATTTATCCTGACCTTTTGCATGCAGCAGAGTTTCTCCCTGAAAAATCTGAATACTCCGCAGATGAAGCCGGCCGTGCAACAAAGGGAGCAGCCAAGGCCCTACTGGCCAGACTTTACCTGTTCAATGGTGACTTTGTAAATGCCGAGAAATATGCATTAGAAGTTATTGCCTCTGCCCAGTATGAGTTGGAGCCAAACTTTGCCGATGCCTTTAGTTATGATCATGAGTTTGGCGTGGAGTCGATCTTTGAGATTGGGGCGTTGCCTTTTCCATTTGATCAGGGTGGCAATCAGTATGGTAATACCATGGGGATTCGTGGTACGCCTAATCGTGGTTGGGGATTTGGCAGACCTGCCTACCCCTGGATCCTGATGATGCAAGCCAACAACGACCCAAGGATGGATGCCAGTATTATTTTCCTGGGTGAAGTGCTGGATGGTGTGGAGACTGGCGGAGACGCATCTACCCCTGACACCACCAGAGTAGATGGAGATATTGTAGAGATAGAAGTGTACAACCAGAAGATCTGGCATCCCGGACCGGGCACCAATGAGTCTTTTGGTCATAATAAGCGAATTATTCGATATGCTGACGTGCTGTTGATGGCGGCTGAAGCGCTCAATGAGAACAATAAGCCTGCGGAAGCGCTTGTTTATCTCAATGAGGTTCGTGAGCGGGCCAGGGGTGGTAACGCTGGCATTCTGCCGGATATCACCGTGACCGACCAGGCAGCTCTTCGGTTGGCCATAGAAAATGAAAGAAACTATGAGTTGGCGTTTGAGGGGTTGAGATTTTGGGACCTGGTGCGTACCAATAGGGCAGAGACCGTTCTGGGACCTCTTGGTTTTGTAAAGGATAAGAATGAACTCTTTCCTATCCCCCAGTCTGAGGTGGATATTTCAGAAGGAAGGATCTCCCAGAATAAAGGCTATTAA